A window of Microbacterium hominis genomic DNA:
GGGTTTCGACGTGCAGTACGTGTCGGCGACGGTGTCCACCGACGGCGTGATGGTGTGGTTCATCGTCAACGACGACGGGCTCCACGTGCGCTGGCGCCATCCCGACACGCAGGCGGCCCGCACGAACGTGAGGGCGTGGGTGGATGCCGTGGCCGACCGCCTGGGCGGACTCCGCCCCGGCGGCCCGGCCCCCGCTTCCGCGCCGATAGCCTTGCGTGGTGGCACCACGGGATGACGACGATCGACGCGGACTCACCCGGATGCCACCCCAGGCGGCCATCGTCGCCGTGCTGGCCGTGGCCGGCCTCGCCTCGTCGTTCATGTTCACGCTGGTCGTGCCGATCCAGTCGAAGCTGCCCGAGCTCCTGAACGCCAGCCGCGAGGACACCGCGTGGGTGGTGACCTCGACCCTGGTCGCCGCCGCCGTGATCACGCCGATCTCGGGGCGCCTGGGCGACATGTACGGCAAGCGGCGCATCGTGCTGATCCTGCTGGCGCTGCTCGTGGCCGGCTCGGTGATCGCAGCGGTCTCCCCCGGCATCGTCGGGGTGATCGTCGGCCGCACGCTGCAGGGCGCGGTGACCGGGGTGATCCCGCTCGGCATCTCGATCCTCCGCGACGTGCTGCACGAGAATCGCGTCGACTCCGCGATCGCCCTCATCAGCGCCACCCTCGGCGTCGGCGGTGCGCTCGGACTGCCGATCAGCGCGTTCATCACCGAGCGCAGCGACTGGCACGTGGTCTTCTGGGTGGCCGCCGCGCTCGGAGCGGTCGTGTTCGTCCTCGTGCTGTGGATCGTGCCGGTGAGCGTGCTGCGCACGGCCGGCCGGTTCGACTTCGTCGGCACCGCCGGGCTCGCGATCGGCCTGGTCGGCATCCTCCTCGCCGTCTCCCGGGGCAACGAGTGGGGCTGGACCTCGCCCGCCGTGCTGGCTCTGGGCCTCGGCGGGGTCGCGGTGCTGCTGGTGTGGGGCTGGTACGAGCTGCGCATCGACGATCCGCTGCTCGATCTGCGCGTGGCCGCGCGGCGCCCGGTGCTGCTCACCAACATCGCCTCGATCGCGATGGGCTTCTCGCTGTTCGCCTCCAACGTGGCCTACCCGCAGATCCTCGAGCTGCCGGCGGAGGTGGGAGGCTTCGGCCTGTCGCTGCTGGCGGCGAGCCTGGTGGTCATGCCCGCCGGGCTCGTGATGATGGTGCTCTCGCCGTTCTCGGGGCGGCTGGCGCGCACCGTCGGCCCCAAGCTCCTGCTCGTGCTGGGCGCGATCTCGCTGATCGCGGCCTACGCGTTCACGCTGCTGTTCTCGAGCGAGGTGTGGCAGCTCGTGGTCGCCAACATCATCATCGGGGTGGGCATCGGCTTCGGCTACGCCGCGATGCCGATGCTGATCATGAGGTCGGTGCCGCAGTCCGAGACCGGCGCCTCGAACGGGCTGAACGCGCTGTTCCGGTCGCTCGGCACCAGCACGGCGGCGGCGGTGATCGGCGCGATCCTGGCGACCTACTCGATCGACTTCGAGGGGGTCCCGGTTCCCACGCCCCAGGGGTTCCAGCTGTCGTTCGTGCTCGGCGGCGCCGCGGCCGTGATGGCGCTGGCCGTGGCGCTGTTCATCCCCCGTCACCGGGCGCCTCAGGAGCGGCATCCCTCGCTCCCCGAGTGACGACGGTGCGAGGTCTGTCGGCGGCGCGGCTCGGCGACTAGCCTGACGCCATGGACGCGCACGACGGCCGCGAGCCGGACCAGGTGCCCGTCGGACCGCCCGATGGCGCGGTGACGGCGGAGGCGACGACCGCGACCGGGGGCCAGGGAGTGCAGGACACCCGCTTCTTCGGGCAGCCCTGGGCCCTCGCGCACGTGTTCGGCGTGGAGATGTGGGAGCGCTTCAGCTTCTACGGCATGCAGGGCATCCTGCTCATCTACATGTACTTCTCGGTCGCCGAGGGGGGCCTGGGCATCGACCAGGCCGTCGCCACCGGCATCGTGGGCGCCTACGGCGGGTCGGTGTATCTCGCGACCATCCTGGGCGCCTGGCTGGCCGACCGGCTGCTGGGCTCGGAGCGGGTGCTCTTCTACAGCGCCATGGTGATCATGGCCGGGCACATCGCGCTCGCGGTTCTGCCGAACGTGTGGGGTCTGGGCGTCGGTCTGATCCTCGTGGCGCTCGGCTCCGGCGGGCTCAAGGCCAACGCGACGGCCGTCGTCGGCACGCTCTACGCCGCGAAGGATCCCCGGCGCGACGCCGGCTTCTCCCTCTTCTACCTCGGCATCAACCTCGGCGCGTTCCTCGGCCCGCTGATCACGGGACTCCTGCAGAGCAACGTCGGCTTCCACTGGGGGTTCGGGGCCGCCGCGGTGGGCATGGCGATCGGACTCATCCAGTACTCCTTCGGCCGCAAGGATCTGCCGCCCGAATCGCGCGTGGTCGCCAACCCGCTCCCCCGGAGCCGGTACGGCATGATGATCGGCATCGGCGTGGCCGGCATCCTCCTGGTCGTGCTCGGGGTGCTGTTCGGCATCGTCCGCGCCGACAACCTCGCCGGCATCGTGATCCTCGTCACCCTCGTCGCCGCCGTCGCCTACTTCATCGTCATCATCGGCTCGTCGCAGATCACCGCCGTCGACCGTTCGCGTGTGACGGGATTCATTCCGCTGTTCATCGTGAATGTGGGCTTCTGGTCGCTGTACCAGCAGCAGTTCACCGTGCTCACCGTCTACTCCGACGAGCGGCTGAACCGCGACATCCTCGGCTGGACGATGCCGATCTCCTGGATCAACTCCATCAACCCGGTGTTCGTCATCATCCTCTCGGGCGTCTTCGCCGCCATCTGGTCGAAGCTCGGCGACCGCGCCCCGTCGGCGCCGGTCAAGTTCGGCGTCGGCGCGATGATCATGGGCGTCGCGTTCCTGCTGTTCCTCCCCTTCGCGGGGGGCGGCCCGAACTCGACGCCGCTGCTGGCGATCGTCGGCATCCTGCTCGTGTTCACGATCGCCGAGCTGTTCATCTCCCCGCCGGGGCTCTCGGTGACGACCAAACTCGCCCCGGAGCGCTTCCACACGCAGATGGTGGCCCTCTACTTCCTGTCGGTGGCGCTCGGCACTGCGATCGCGGGCTGGCTCGCGCAGTTCTACAACCCCGACGACGAGGTGCCCTACTTCACGATCCTGGGTGTGATCGCGATCCTGCTGGGCGCGGCGCTGGTGGCGGCCGTCAAGCCGGTGCTCGCCCTCATGCGAGGGGTGCGGTAGCCCGCTCGCGTCACACCAGTCGCAGCTCGGCGTCGATCGCGGCGGCGGTCTCGCGCAGCGGCGGCAGGTACCGCTCGCGCACGTGCTCGACCGAGTCGCGCGTCGCGCTCGTCGAGACGTTCACGGCCGCGACCACGGTGCCGCGCCGGTCGTGCACGGGCACCGCGACCGAGCGGAGGCCCGGCTCCAGCTCGCCGTCCACGAGCGCCCATCCCTGTGCGGCGACGCGGTCGAGCTCGGCCCGCAGGGCCGCCGGGTCGGTGATCGTGCGCTCCGTGTGGGCCGGGAGCGGGGATGCCGCCAGCAGCGCGTCGCGCGCGGCATCCGGCATCCCCGCCAGCAGCACGCGCCCCATGCTCGTGGCCGCCGCCGGGAACCGCGTGCCGATCGTGATGCGCACGCTCATGATGCGGCGGGTGGGGACGCGGGCGACGTAGACGATGTCGTCGCCGTCGAGCACGGCCGCCGAGACGGACTCGTCGACAGTGCGGGAGAGGGACTCCAGGTGCGGCTGCACGATCTCGGGCAGCGACAGCGACGACAGGTAGGAGAAGCCCAGCTCCAGCACGCGCGGGGTCAGCGCGAAGGTGCGCCCGTCGGTGCGCACGTATCCGAGCGCGACGAGGGTGTGGAGGAACCGGCGGGCGGCCGCGCGGGTCAGCTCGGTGCGGCGCGCCACGTCGCTCAGCGACAGCTCGGGATGCTCCGCGTCGAACGCACGGACCACCGCGAGTCCGCGGACGAGGGACTGGACGAACTCCTCAGCCATGCGTCACCCGTCCTCCAGCGCCGGACGGATGTCGGTGCGCGAGAAGTCGTCGCCGACGTAGAGCAGCGAGTCGTTCTGCACTCGAGCGAGCGCGTAGCTTGCCGTGTCGCCGAAGTTGAGGCGCGCGGGGTGCCCCGAGCCCTTCCCGTAATCGCGGTACGCCGTCGCCGCGACGTCCGATTGCCGCGCATCGAAGGGGGCGATGTCCAAGGAGAACTGCGCGACCATATCGTCGACGCGACGGACCGCCGAAGCGCCACCCCTCGCGAGTGCAACGATGCGCGCCTCCAGGAGCGTCACGGCCGAGATGGCGCCGCCCTGTTCGAGGAGGAGTTCCGCGAGGTCCGCGGCGGAGTCTTCGTCCTGAAGGATCGCGATGAGCGCGGATGTGTCGACGATCACCTCGGGAGACCGAGTTCGTCGTACAGCCAATCGCCGTGGTTGCTCATCGCTTCCCTCTGCTCAGGAGTCGTCTCTTCGTGGAACTGCGCCACGATCCGACGGATCTCGGCACGGCGTCGCGCCTCCTCCTCGGGGCTGAATCGGCGCTTCGGCGTCTCTTCGCGCAGCTGCTCGAGACGCCGCCGCACGGCATCCTCCACGGCGCTCGTCTGACTCATGCCCGTGATCTCGGCGAGCTCGCGCACGAGGGCGTGCACGCTCTCGTTCTTGATGTTCAGGCTCACGCGGCGATTCTACCCAGGGTAGAAAGCATGGTCTACCCCTCTACCGTTCCAGCACCACGGCGAGACCCTGCCCGACGCCGATGCAGATCGCGGCGACCGCGACGCCGCCGCCGCGACGGGCGAGCTCATGCGCGGCGTGGCCGATGATGCGGCCGCCGGAGGCGCCCAGCGGGTGCCCGATCGCCAGTGCGCCGCCGTGGATGTTCACCTTCTCCGGGTCGAGGTCGGGCCATCCGGCGATGCACGCCAGCGACTGCGAGGCGAACGCCTCGTTCAGCTCGACGAGGTCCACGTCCGCCCACGTGCGTCCGGCGCGCGCGAGCGCCTTGTTCGCCGCTTCGATCGGCGCGATCGGGAACTGATCGGGGTCGGTGCCGTGAGCGCCCCGGCCTGTGATGACCGCCAGCGGTGCGGCATCCACCGCCCCCTCCGCCCCGAGCAGCACGGCCGATGCGCCGTCGTTGATGGGCGAGGAGTTGCCGGCCGTGACCGTGCCCGCGTCGTCGGCCGCGAACAGGGGCTTCAGCTTCGCCAGGGCCCCGACCGACGTGTCGTCGCGGATGCCCTCGTCGCGCGCCAAGTCGACACCGGGAACCCCGACGACCTCGCCGGCGTACACGCCCGCCGCCCACGCCTGCGCGGCGAGCCGGTGCGAGCGCACCGCGAAGGCGTCCTGCGCGTCGCGGTCGATGCCCCACTCGCGCGCGATCTTCTCGGCCGACTCGCCGTTGGAGATCGTCCAGTGGCGCGGCAGCGCGCGGTTGGTCATGCGCCATCCGATCGCGGTGTTCCAGAGGGTCTGGTTGCCGACCGCGGGGTAGGGCCGCGGCGACTTCTCCACCACGTAGGGCGCGCGGCTCATCGACTCGACGCCGCCCGCGAGCACGATCCGCGCATCGCCGGACTCGATCGCGCGCGACCCCTGCACCACCGCCTCGACGCTGGAGGCGCAGAGGCGGTTCACCGTCACGCCGGTCACCGTGGTCGGGAACCCGGCCAGCAATGCGCCGAACCTCGCGACGTTGCGGTTGTCCTCGCCGGCCTGGTTCGCGTCGCCGAAGATCACGTCGTCCACGAGCGCCGGGTCGAGACCGGCGCGCTCGACCGACGCCTTCATCACGAGGGCCGCGAGGTCGTCGGGGCGGATGCCCGCAAGGGCGCCGCCGGCGCGACCGAACGGGGTGCGCACGGCGTCGAAGATGTGGGTGCGGGTCATGTCAGGCATCCTCTCCGGTCGCATCGGCCAGTGTCAGGCCGGTGAGCTCCGCCAGCGACGCCACGGTGTTCTCGCCGAACGCCTCGCGCACGGCGAACCCGTCGGGGGTCACATCGAACACGGCGTGATCGGTGTAGACGCGCGTGACGCAGCCGACCCCGGTGAGCGGGTAGGTGCACGCCGCGACGAGCTTGGACTCCCCGGTCTTCGTGAGCAGGTCGGTCATGACGTACACCGCCTTCGCGCCGATGGCGAGGTCCATCGCGCCGCCGACCGCGGGGATCGCGCCCGGCGCCCCCGTCGACCAGTTCGCGAGGTCGCCGGTCTGCGACACCTGGAAGGCGCCGAGCACGCACACGTCGAGGTGCCCGCCGCGCATCATCGCGAACGAGTCCGCGTGGTGGAAGTACGCGGCCCCGGGCAGCGCGGTGACCGCCTGCTTGCCCGCGTTGATGAGGTCGGGGTCGATGCGGCCGGGCTCCGGAGCCGGCCCCATGCCGAGCAGCCCGTTCTCGGTGTGCAGGATCACCTCGAGGCCCTCGGGCAGGAAGTCCGCCACCAGGGTGGGCGCGCCGATGCCGAGGTTCACGTAGGCGCCCTCGGGGATGTCGGCGGCGATGCGGGCGGCCAGCTGCGCACGCGAGATGCGGGTGGTGGGGTTCGTCGCGGTGCTCACCGGCCGCCCTCCGTCTCGGTGGATGCCGCGCCCGCCGACACCGGCTGCCCTTCGATGTCCACCCCGCCGACGAAGGCGCCCTCGCGCAGCCACGCGCGCTCGCCGACGGCGACCACGCGGTCGACGAAGATGCCCGGGGTGACCACCGACTCCGGATCGAGGGATCCGAGCTCGACGATCTCGTCGACCTGCACGATCGTGCGGCGCGCGGCTGCCGCCATCACGGGGCCGAAGTTGCGGGCCGTCTCGCGATAGACGACGTTGCCCCACCGGTCGGCGGCACGCGCGCTGATGAGGGCCACGTCGGCGCGGATCGGGTACTCGAGCACGTAGTCGCGTCCGTCGATGCGGCGGGCCTCCTTGCCGTCGGCGAGCAGCGTGCCCACGCCCGTCGGCGAGAAGAACGCGCCGATCCCGGCGCCCGCGGCGCGGATGCGCTCGGCGAGGTTGCCCTGCGGCACGATCTCGAGCTCGATCTCCCCCGCGCGGTACAGCCCGTCGAACACCCACGAGTCGTGTTGACGCGGGAACGAGCAGATGATCCGGCGCACGCGCTTCTGCGCCAGCAGGGCGGCGAGGCCCACATCCCCGTTGCCGGCGTTGTTGCTCACGATCGTGAGGTCGGTCGCGCCCTGCGCGATGAGCGCGTCGATGAGCTCGACCGGCTGCCCCGCGCGGCCGAAGCCGCCGATCATCACCGTCGCTCCGTCGGGGATGCCCGCCACAGCAGCCTCGACATCCGGCACCGTCTTGTCGATCATCGCGCCTCCTCTGGTTCGCCGCTCGAGTGTTCGACATGCGAACGCCTGTACGTATTATGAACAGGATACGCCATCGGTCGCGCCGGGGGTCTGCCCGGTCACACTTCGTCGCCGTAGACCTCCGACGCGATGCGGAACGCCGTGTTGGCCGCCGGCACACCGCAGTACAGCCCGGCCTGCAGGATCACCTCCCGCACCTCGTCGACGGTGAGGCCGTTGCGAAGCGCCGCACGCAGGTGCATGGCGAGCTCTTCGTGGTGGCCGAGCGCGATGAGCGCGGTCAGCACCGCGACCGAGCGCGACCGGCGATCGAGGCCCGGACGCGACCAGATGTCGCCCCACGCATACCGGGAGATGAAGTCCTGGAAGTCCGCGGTCAGCTCCGTGGTGTTCGCGATCGCACGGTCCACGTGCTCGTCGCCGAGCACCGCGCGGCGCACCTGCATGCCCTGTTCCCAGCGCTCCGCGTCGGAGAGTCCCTCGTTCGTGGTCATCGCCCCGTCCTTTCGAGAGTGGTCGCGAAGAAGGCGCGCAGCGCGTGCGCCGTCGCGGCCGGGTCTTCCGCCGGCGGCAGGTGGGCGACGCCGGCCACGCACTCGGCCCGACCGTCGCGCACGCCGGACGCGATCTCGACGGCCTTGCCCTCGGGCGCGACAGCGTCGTGCTCACCCCACAGCGCGAGCGTCGGCACCGCGATCTCGCCGAGCCGGTCGCGCACGTCGTACGCCGCGAGCGCCTCGCAGCAGCGGGCGTAGCTCTCGTCGTCGGCATCGCGCAGCGCGTGCAGCAGGCGCCCGGACAGGTCGGGGTGCCGCTCGATCGACCCGGGCGCGAACCAGCGCTGCGCCGAGGGGATCACGAGCGACGCGGTCGAGAGTGCCCGCACGTGCGCGGCCCGCTCGTGCCACGCGGCCGGATCGCCGAGCCTGGCGCCCGAGGCGACGATCGCCGACGCGGCGACGAGATCGGGATGCCGCAGCGAGAGCTCCAGCCCGGTGGCGCCGCCCAGCGAGACGCCGGCGTACAGCACGCGGTGCTCGCCGAGTCCGCGCGCGCGCTCGGCGACGGCATCGGCGAGGTCGGCGACCGAGAAAGCCGCGGCGCCGGCGGGCGAGGCGCCGTGACCGGGAAGATCCCACGCGGTGACGCGGAACTCCGTCGCGAGCGCCGGCGTCGCTGCCTCCCAGAGGATCGTCGAGGTGCCCAGCGACGGCCCCAGCACGAGCAGGGGCGCGCCGGCGGGTCCGACGGGTTCGGTGAAGGCGAGGGTCGGGATGGTCACGCGCGGGTGTCTCCGGTGAGTCGGTCGGTCAGGATGCCGGCAAGGCCCGTGTAGTGCGCGGGGTCGAGGAGCTCGTCG
This region includes:
- a CDS encoding MFS transporter gives rise to the protein MPPQAAIVAVLAVAGLASSFMFTLVVPIQSKLPELLNASREDTAWVVTSTLVAAAVITPISGRLGDMYGKRRIVLILLALLVAGSVIAAVSPGIVGVIVGRTLQGAVTGVIPLGISILRDVLHENRVDSAIALISATLGVGGALGLPISAFITERSDWHVVFWVAAALGAVVFVLVLWIVPVSVLRTAGRFDFVGTAGLAIGLVGILLAVSRGNEWGWTSPAVLALGLGGVAVLLVWGWYELRIDDPLLDLRVAARRPVLLTNIASIAMGFSLFASNVAYPQILELPAEVGGFGLSLLAASLVVMPAGLVMMVLSPFSGRLARTVGPKLLLVLGAISLIAAYAFTLLFSSEVWQLVVANIIIGVGIGFGYAAMPMLIMRSVPQSETGASNGLNALFRSLGTSTAAAVIGAILATYSIDFEGVPVPTPQGFQLSFVLGGAAAVMALAVALFIPRHRAPQERHPSLPE
- a CDS encoding peptide MFS transporter — translated: MDAHDGREPDQVPVGPPDGAVTAEATTATGGQGVQDTRFFGQPWALAHVFGVEMWERFSFYGMQGILLIYMYFSVAEGGLGIDQAVATGIVGAYGGSVYLATILGAWLADRLLGSERVLFYSAMVIMAGHIALAVLPNVWGLGVGLILVALGSGGLKANATAVVGTLYAAKDPRRDAGFSLFYLGINLGAFLGPLITGLLQSNVGFHWGFGAAAVGMAIGLIQYSFGRKDLPPESRVVANPLPRSRYGMMIGIGVAGILLVVLGVLFGIVRADNLAGIVILVTLVAAVAYFIVIIGSSQITAVDRSRVTGFIPLFIVNVGFWSLYQQQFTVLTVYSDERLNRDILGWTMPISWINSINPVFVIILSGVFAAIWSKLGDRAPSAPVKFGVGAMIMGVAFLLFLPFAGGGPNSTPLLAIVGILLVFTIAELFISPPGLSVTTKLAPERFHTQMVALYFLSVALGTAIAGWLAQFYNPDDEVPYFTILGVIAILLGAALVAAVKPVLALMRGVR
- a CDS encoding IclR family transcriptional regulator domain-containing protein, whose product is MAEEFVQSLVRGLAVVRAFDAEHPELSLSDVARRTELTRAAARRFLHTLVALGYVRTDGRTFALTPRVLELGFSYLSSLSLPEIVQPHLESLSRTVDESVSAAVLDGDDIVYVARVPTRRIMSVRITIGTRFPAAATSMGRVLLAGMPDAARDALLAASPLPAHTERTITDPAALRAELDRVAAQGWALVDGELEPGLRSVAVPVHDRRGTVVAAVNVSTSATRDSVEHVRERYLPPLRETAAAIDAELRLV
- a CDS encoding type II toxin-antitoxin system VapC family toxin → MIVDTSALIAILQDEDSAADLAELLLEQGGAISAVTLLEARIVALARGGASAVRRVDDMVAQFSLDIAPFDARQSDVAATAYRDYGKGSGHPARLNFGDTASYALARVQNDSLLYVGDDFSRTDIRPALEDG
- a CDS encoding type II toxin-antitoxin system VapB family antitoxin — encoded protein: MSLNIKNESVHALVRELAEITGMSQTSAVEDAVRRRLEQLREETPKRRFSPEEEARRRAEIRRIVAQFHEETTPEQREAMSNHGDWLYDELGLPR
- a CDS encoding thiolase family protein — its product is MTRTHIFDAVRTPFGRAGGALAGIRPDDLAALVMKASVERAGLDPALVDDVIFGDANQAGEDNRNVARFGALLAGFPTTVTGVTVNRLCASSVEAVVQGSRAIESGDARIVLAGGVESMSRAPYVVEKSPRPYPAVGNQTLWNTAIGWRMTNRALPRHWTISNGESAEKIAREWGIDRDAQDAFAVRSHRLAAQAWAAGVYAGEVVGVPGVDLARDEGIRDDTSVGALAKLKPLFAADDAGTVTAGNSSPINDGASAVLLGAEGAVDAAPLAVITGRGAHGTDPDQFPIAPIEAANKALARAGRTWADVDLVELNEAFASQSLACIAGWPDLDPEKVNIHGGALAIGHPLGASGGRIIGHAAHELARRGGGVAVAAICIGVGQGLAVVLER
- a CDS encoding 3-oxoacid CoA-transferase subunit B, producing the protein MSTATNPTTRISRAQLAARIAADIPEGAYVNLGIGAPTLVADFLPEGLEVILHTENGLLGMGPAPEPGRIDPDLINAGKQAVTALPGAAYFHHADSFAMMRGGHLDVCVLGAFQVSQTGDLANWSTGAPGAIPAVGGAMDLAIGAKAVYVMTDLLTKTGESKLVAACTYPLTGVGCVTRVYTDHAVFDVTPDGFAVREAFGENTVASLAELTGLTLADATGEDA
- a CDS encoding 3-oxoacid CoA-transferase subunit A gives rise to the protein MIDKTVPDVEAAVAGIPDGATVMIGGFGRAGQPVELIDALIAQGATDLTIVSNNAGNGDVGLAALLAQKRVRRIICSFPRQHDSWVFDGLYRAGEIELEIVPQGNLAERIRAAGAGIGAFFSPTGVGTLLADGKEARRIDGRDYVLEYPIRADVALISARAADRWGNVVYRETARNFGPVMAAAARRTIVQVDEIVELGSLDPESVVTPGIFVDRVVAVGERAWLREGAFVGGVDIEGQPVSAGAASTETEGGR
- the pcaC gene encoding 4-carboxymuconolactone decarboxylase, with the protein product MTTNEGLSDAERWEQGMQVRRAVLGDEHVDRAIANTTELTADFQDFISRYAWGDIWSRPGLDRRSRSVAVLTALIALGHHEELAMHLRAALRNGLTVDEVREVILQAGLYCGVPAANTAFRIASEVYGDEV
- a CDS encoding alpha/beta fold hydrolase encodes the protein MTIPTLAFTEPVGPAGAPLLVLGPSLGTSTILWEAATPALATEFRVTAWDLPGHGASPAGAAAFSVADLADAVAERARGLGEHRVLYAGVSLGGATGLELSLRHPDLVAASAIVASGARLGDPAAWHERAAHVRALSTASLVIPSAQRWFAPGSIERHPDLSGRLLHALRDADDESYARCCEALAAYDVRDRLGEIAVPTLALWGEHDAVAPEGKAVEIASGVRDGRAECVAGVAHLPPAEDPAATAHALRAFFATTLERTGR